In one Chitinophaga sancti genomic region, the following are encoded:
- a CDS encoding TolC family protein, with protein sequence MNRYLFTFALLLIALLLPVPGKSAAQRFSKDSLTLEQVWNIVDAGNSQLKLSSLALSESIINVDISRDNLLPSLAISGSALHNTKFRIYPEGLFSSPDFFPVSKYGYGFGYSFNFNIYDGRKNSRNISISEEEKLKTQHEYGMQRNNVHYLAAVVFYDLYKFLYFRDFLSLEIATQKKQLQTIESFYKNGTVLESDVLRSRVKLSQLELSLSGLDKQIQVASQRLNILMGHGSEDPVVISYGDSIRPLELPQQTSYMEYVELSLSRSPAYKIEVSRLKLANLSLRQIKANILPNVSLFSYYNYTYPQVSYYPYSNQLWSFGQMGVKMTCSLDNLYKNRHLLARGKNGIARQTEILKMKQDELSADIKEAYLQCQQAAEAFRTAEENIKQNTESVRVIRNSYVSQESLLTDLLSAESSLLESKFALISAKVNIRLSYIRLLAQTGIL encoded by the coding sequence ATGAACAGATACTTATTTACGTTTGCGCTATTACTGATAGCGTTGTTATTACCTGTGCCAGGAAAGTCGGCTGCACAGCGTTTTAGTAAAGACTCATTAACACTTGAGCAGGTCTGGAATATAGTAGATGCAGGTAATAGCCAGTTAAAGCTGTCCAGCCTTGCATTAAGCGAAAGTATCATCAACGTTGATATTTCCAGAGACAATCTGCTGCCTTCACTGGCAATCTCCGGAAGTGCTTTACATAATACGAAGTTCAGGATATATCCGGAAGGATTGTTTTCATCTCCGGACTTTTTCCCGGTGTCCAAATATGGATATGGATTTGGCTATTCTTTTAATTTTAATATTTATGATGGGCGGAAGAACAGCAGGAATATTAGCATAAGTGAAGAGGAGAAATTGAAAACGCAGCATGAGTATGGTATGCAACGAAATAACGTACACTATTTAGCAGCCGTTGTATTCTATGACCTTTACAAATTTCTTTATTTCCGGGATTTCCTTTCTCTGGAAATAGCAACACAGAAAAAGCAACTACAGACCATTGAGAGCTTTTATAAAAATGGCACCGTCCTGGAAAGTGATGTTTTGAGGAGTCGTGTGAAATTATCACAGCTGGAACTGAGCTTATCTGGCCTGGACAAACAAATTCAGGTTGCGTCTCAACGGTTAAATATTCTGATGGGGCATGGCAGCGAAGATCCGGTGGTAATTTCATATGGAGACAGTATCAGGCCGCTGGAATTGCCCCAGCAGACCAGTTACATGGAATATGTTGAACTTTCACTTTCCAGGTCTCCTGCCTATAAAATAGAAGTAAGCAGGTTAAAGTTAGCCAATCTCAGCCTCAGGCAAATAAAAGCCAATATACTTCCAAATGTATCGCTGTTTTCTTATTACAACTATACGTACCCCCAGGTATCTTACTATCCCTATTCCAATCAGCTTTGGTCATTTGGGCAGATGGGTGTAAAGATGACCTGCTCGCTGGATAACCTGTATAAAAACAGGCATTTGTTAGCGAGGGGGAAAAATGGAATTGCCCGGCAAACGGAGATCTTAAAGATGAAGCAGGATGAGCTGTCTGCAGATATCAAGGAGGCATATTTACAATGTCAGCAAGCCGCTGAAGCGTTCAGAACGGCAGAGGAAAACATCAAGCAAAACACGGAAAGTGTTCGGGTAATTCGCAATAGTTATGTAAGTCAGGAATCGCTGTTGACTGACTTGCTCAGTGCAGAGAGCAGTTTGCTTGAATCAAAATTCGCCCTTATATCTGCAAAAGTTAATATTCGGTTAAGCTATATCAGGTTGTTGGCCCAAACAGGTATTCTTTAA
- a CDS encoding MFS transporter has protein sequence MQVTNIPVFKEWVPEWLARLVIFGILLTSLLGFGLYSGNAESAIGYYGMEPTDVLYSVVVMYGAGVGFFGLDYRFVKNLSPRKYILVGIALNFITYAVCFYTKNIGVFMVCRFGQGIACALLCSVVLNLIFPRLHVTRSRAIGYTVFYGGLQTSLPIAAIYCTTMLHYFDFQWLFYGLCIMMIPALVLVLVTMNAHARFQKKVPLYQVDWIGYLFYAVFCCVFGFICVYGQQLNWLDSPIIRVFSGIGVVILGLFIVRETRIKRPLFDLGVFGYPLVVTGFFLLISFYVFKGTSSLAYTHIQVVLGVDPLHLIPVWIANIAGIILAMFVTARFVLKGKSLIGIIISGFVVLGIFYVYMLTVVSVTGTTGQFMLPMMIHGAACGILFIPIVFFTVSAAPPKLAYNVSMLGIFFRFVGFCLSISINNYSQLYNRGVIREKFRESLNEMNPQLGQTVGRIREVYSVFGNDPHAGSGGASAYFDQLVRTQIITCSIRDYYNGMLVGLVVLILVLLLMAGIRRGG, from the coding sequence ATGCAGGTTACTAATATACCGGTTTTTAAAGAGTGGGTGCCTGAATGGCTGGCGAGACTGGTTATCTTCGGCATACTGCTCACTTCATTATTGGGTTTTGGTTTGTATTCAGGTAATGCGGAAAGTGCCATAGGATATTATGGTATGGAGCCTACAGACGTTTTGTATTCAGTAGTTGTAATGTATGGTGCGGGGGTAGGATTTTTTGGATTGGATTATCGTTTTGTCAAGAATTTATCACCGCGAAAATATATCCTGGTTGGCATTGCGCTTAATTTCATAACCTATGCCGTTTGTTTTTATACAAAGAATATTGGCGTATTCATGGTATGCAGGTTTGGGCAGGGAATTGCTTGTGCATTACTTTGCAGCGTTGTATTAAATCTGATATTTCCCCGTTTGCATGTTACGCGGTCCAGGGCTATCGGCTACACGGTATTCTACGGTGGATTACAAACCTCGTTGCCAATTGCGGCTATTTATTGTACTACGATGTTGCACTATTTCGATTTTCAATGGTTGTTTTATGGTTTATGCATCATGATGATTCCAGCACTTGTTTTGGTGTTGGTGACAATGAATGCTCATGCTCGTTTTCAGAAGAAAGTGCCGCTTTACCAGGTTGATTGGATTGGATATTTATTCTATGCTGTCTTTTGTTGTGTGTTTGGATTTATATGTGTGTATGGACAACAGTTGAATTGGCTGGATAGCCCGATCATACGAGTTTTTTCCGGAATAGGAGTTGTGATATTGGGCTTGTTTATTGTCAGGGAAACAAGGATTAAACGACCGTTGTTTGATCTTGGAGTTTTCGGATATCCATTGGTTGTTACCGGTTTTTTCCTGCTTATCTCATTCTATGTGTTTAAGGGAACGAGTAGTTTGGCTTATACCCATATTCAGGTTGTGTTGGGTGTTGATCCACTCCACTTAATACCGGTCTGGATAGCCAATATTGCTGGTATCATATTGGCGATGTTTGTAACTGCGCGATTTGTATTGAAAGGGAAATCGTTGATTGGTATTATAATTAGTGGTTTTGTCGTGTTAGGGATCTTTTATGTGTATATGTTGACCGTTGTTTCGGTTACAGGAACAACAGGTCAATTTATGTTGCCAATGATGATACATGGTGCTGCATGTGGCATTTTGTTTATTCCAATTGTATTTTTTACCGTGTCCGCAGCACCTCCAAAGCTGGCTTATAATGTTTCAATGTTGGGGATATTTTTCAGATTTGTTGGATTTTGTTTGAGTATTAGTATTAATAATTATTCGCAACTTTATAACAGGGGCGTTATTCGGGAGAAGTTTCGTGAATCCTTGAATGAAATGAATCCTCAGTTAGGGCAGACGGTTGGTCGGATCCGGGAAGTATATAGTGTGTTTGGAAACGATCCTCATGCTGGAAGTGGGGGTGCATCTGCGTATTTCGACCAGTTGGTAAGGACGCAGATTATAACGTGTTCCATTCGGGATTATTATAATGGTATGTTGGTGGGTTTGGTAGTTTTGATTTTAGTGCTATTATTGATGGCGGGTATCAGGAGGGGGGGCTAA
- a CDS encoding HlyD family secretion protein, whose protein sequence is MSKHKSDSIIISATQWFGIVLLLVLVGWGGKYLIDISQYEQTNDAQVDAYLAPISAKIGGYIDRIYFRENQVVHKGDTLLRIVVDEFQLKGDAAAADLLISRAKLDVLNAGEETQQRNIEVISAHIPGVLAKLEHQQQEYNRYVNLLKEESTTRQKFESVQAALLIDKSEYEEAIASMKVAQSKLKDLRAQRIAIAAEIKVKEAILARQELDIHYTVVKAPFEGQLGKKTIQEGQLVQPGQTLAFLINRDEGKWVVANFKETQVSHFSPGQAAKIKVDAFPNEIFTGTIESLSPTTGSRYSLLPPDNATGNFVKVTQRIPVRIKLNSNYSQLAPGMNASVFIIK, encoded by the coding sequence ATGAGTAAACACAAATCGGATAGCATTATCATAAGTGCAACGCAGTGGTTCGGAATTGTATTATTGCTGGTCCTTGTCGGTTGGGGTGGGAAATATTTAATCGATATCAGCCAATATGAGCAGACGAATGATGCCCAGGTAGATGCCTATCTAGCCCCGATCAGCGCAAAGATTGGTGGATATATTGACAGGATCTATTTTAGAGAAAACCAGGTAGTGCATAAAGGAGATACGCTTTTAAGAATTGTTGTAGATGAATTCCAATTAAAAGGAGATGCTGCTGCGGCTGATCTACTAATTTCCCGCGCGAAGCTCGATGTATTAAATGCCGGTGAGGAGACCCAGCAACGAAATATTGAAGTTATTAGCGCCCATATTCCTGGGGTACTTGCAAAATTGGAACATCAGCAACAAGAGTACAATCGTTACGTCAATCTTTTAAAAGAAGAATCAACGACCCGGCAAAAGTTTGAGAGTGTACAAGCTGCGCTGTTGATAGATAAATCCGAGTACGAGGAAGCTATTGCTTCTATGAAAGTAGCACAGTCGAAGTTAAAAGATCTCCGTGCTCAAAGGATAGCGATTGCAGCTGAAATAAAGGTCAAAGAGGCAATATTGGCGAGGCAGGAGCTTGACATTCATTATACAGTTGTTAAAGCCCCGTTTGAGGGCCAGCTAGGCAAGAAAACCATACAGGAAGGGCAGCTGGTGCAGCCAGGGCAAACGCTTGCTTTTTTAATCAACAGGGATGAAGGGAAATGGGTGGTCGCTAATTTTAAAGAGACGCAGGTGAGTCATTTTAGTCCTGGACAGGCAGCTAAGATTAAGGTGGATGCTTTTCCAAATGAAATTTTTACAGGTACAATTGAATCACTTTCTCCTACTACGGGATCAAGATATTCACTACTGCCTCCGGATAATGCTACCGGCAATTTCGTAAAGGTAACGCAGAGAATTCCGGTACGTATTAAGCTGAATAGTAATTATAGTCAACTCGCACCTGGCATGAACGCCAGTGTGTTCATCATAAAATAA
- a CDS encoding AraC family transcriptional regulator, with protein MKRIEELIKVIDEYPKTILVVRQQTEQKLAAHKHDKGQLLLVFGGIAYLQTSERDYYIPSNHYVWIPKRYLHNLMFNTQDLFIINIYFPGKIEADSQFYNELGIYPVSRLLSEMLSFTENWQGNFSNGTWEYEYLNTIKHLLPKENLNKFTIQLPTTDDKKLNEITSYLRGNLNEELNMDDTANRFCMSVRSLTRLFQNKIHISFLQYVKMLRIIRAMELLKGTDLSISEIAYEVGYSNISAFSNTFSQMVNMRPSDFRRNS; from the coding sequence GTGAAACGTATTGAAGAATTAATTAAGGTTATTGACGAATACCCTAAGACCATCCTTGTGGTCAGACAACAAACTGAACAGAAGCTGGCAGCCCATAAACACGATAAAGGGCAATTATTACTAGTATTCGGAGGTATCGCCTACCTGCAAACCAGTGAGCGGGATTACTACATTCCATCCAATCATTACGTGTGGATACCCAAAAGATACCTTCACAATCTCATGTTCAACACACAGGACCTGTTTATAATAAATATCTATTTCCCAGGCAAGATTGAAGCAGATTCTCAATTTTATAACGAGTTAGGTATATATCCTGTAAGCAGACTGCTTTCGGAAATGCTGTCTTTTACAGAGAATTGGCAGGGAAATTTTTCAAACGGAACATGGGAATATGAATATCTAAATACCATTAAACATCTTTTACCAAAAGAAAATCTGAATAAATTCACCATTCAGCTACCGACTACGGATGATAAAAAATTAAATGAAATTACCAGTTACCTCCGGGGCAACCTGAATGAAGAGCTAAATATGGACGATACAGCCAACAGGTTTTGTATGAGTGTTCGTAGCCTGACAAGACTCTTTCAAAACAAAATACACATCTCTTTTCTCCAGTATGTTAAAATGCTACGGATTATTCGTGCGATGGAACTGCTAAAAGGAACAGATCTGAGCATCAGTGAAATTGCATATGAGGTAGGTTATTCAAATATATCAGCATTCAGCAATACCTTCTCGCAGATGGTAAACATGCGTCCCAGTGACTTTAGACGTAATAGTTAA
- a CDS encoding transposase — MAIGKTLSVVFKAHHQNQGVLLPPDLNEMIPDVLKEKPVSKEIMQKLNYQWLENRRITGYVKHNQFDRNQHKKTRNKKPYSSDKLRYDAAMDIYYCPKDKPMINAGTYTQKTSAGFEQAITRYETESCKWCRLLEQCHNSKGNRIIFFVESVKLDYLLA, encoded by the coding sequence ATGGCAATAGGTAAAACATTATCTGTAGTATTTAAGGCTCACCATCAAAATCAGGGGGTGCTGTTGCCTCCGGATTTGAATGAAATGATACCCGATGTCTTAAAGGAGAAGCCAGTTTCCAAAGAAATAATGCAGAAACTGAATTATCAGTGGCTTGAAAACAGGCGGATCACCGGCTATGTAAAACACAATCAATTTGACCGGAATCAGCACAAAAAAACACGGAACAAAAAACCTTATTCTTCCGATAAACTACGCTACGACGCTGCCATGGATATTTATTATTGTCCGAAGGATAAACCCATGATAAACGCGGGAACTTATACCCAAAAGACAAGTGCTGGTTTTGAACAGGCCATTACCCGATATGAGACTGAAAGTTGCAAATGGTGCAGATTACTGGAACAATGCCATAATAGTAAGGGAAATCGAATTATATTCTTTGTCGAGTCCGTCAAATTGGATTATTTATTGGCTTAA
- a CDS encoding TetR/AcrR family transcriptional regulator, producing MKEQFTRKRIIKSAEDLFAAFDFSDVSMRAISNSARVNISSIYYYYHSKEALLEHILKATEQLIILHLPCNQKMDNPIDQLVRFTSDFLSRLLGDSNLILIFLKARNGNIEAGLRGYIDRIEAMIASALDTLLDQCRRSGVITLAIPNQIIINVFFIMMSEAARYKRRYLLANPDGSGQEALLAAQLHQLRQPIEALFRYILV from the coding sequence ATGAAAGAACAATTTACGCGCAAAAGAATCATTAAATCTGCTGAGGACCTTTTTGCCGCCTTTGATTTTTCCGATGTGTCGATGAGGGCAATTTCAAATAGCGCAAGGGTAAATATCTCGTCGATATATTACTATTATCACTCTAAAGAAGCCTTACTTGAACACATTCTGAAGGCAACCGAGCAGCTTATAATACTGCATTTACCATGTAACCAGAAAATGGATAACCCGATCGATCAACTAGTCCGCTTTACATCTGATTTTCTGAGCAGATTACTCGGGGATAGCAACCTTATTTTAATTTTTTTGAAGGCTCGTAATGGTAATATAGAGGCTGGTTTAAGGGGATATATTGATCGAATTGAAGCGATGATAGCCTCAGCTCTTGACACCCTTTTAGATCAATGCCGCAGGTCAGGTGTAATCACACTTGCTATTCCTAACCAGATAATAATAAATGTTTTTTTTATCATGATGAGCGAAGCTGCGCGCTACAAGCGCCGTTACCTGCTTGCTAATCCGGATGGTTCCGGACAGGAAGCATTGCTGGCAGCTCAGCTCCATCAGTTACGCCAGCCGATCGAAGCGCTTTTCCGGTACATATTGGTGTAG
- a CDS encoding TlpA family protein disulfide reductase: protein MKKIIFTVLMLSCLSTVAQRSEKKDTNSKLASLKHTKDKTVLNPKIKALENGSDQDLWTLIQYYDKNEVKKNEVTRMLLQKYPQSQNAQMVRITSFLKIKRMEDIEAHLQNMIKDYPNVNLDLEKSFVANMYANEMNPGKTLQYINSIDDPGFRLQALVMATEEMAAINDTKAMEFASGELENVKKMKDMAALNGPGKIDPQSAYDNFINLYGKLLFKAGKNEEAFRYTAEAYHNIKKKDEELIENYAFLSSLNGDYVQTLPILAKAVEEGKFEQRYIDQVKKGYTKLNPGKDADAYVHGLKNTFIKKIRANISSMMVHEAAPNFTVTDVNGKKVSLADFKGKTIVLDFWATWCGPCVESFPAMQMAANRYINDPDVKFLFIYTWNNIPDLLNDGKSFLAKRNYTFDLYLDPRNPDTKHSAAAEAFKIDGIPAKFIIDGKGKIRFKVSGFEGKAETAAEEVVQMVEMARK from the coding sequence ATGAAAAAAATAATTTTCACTGTACTGATGCTAAGCTGCCTGAGCACAGTGGCACAGCGAAGCGAAAAGAAAGATACAAATTCTAAGTTAGCGTCATTGAAGCATACAAAAGATAAGACGGTCCTTAACCCAAAGATCAAAGCGCTAGAAAACGGTTCCGATCAGGACTTATGGACATTGATCCAGTATTATGATAAAAACGAGGTTAAAAAAAATGAGGTAACCAGAATGCTGCTTCAAAAGTATCCCCAAAGTCAAAACGCCCAAATGGTGAGAATCACGTCCTTCCTTAAGATCAAAAGAATGGAAGACATAGAAGCTCATCTGCAGAACATGATCAAAGACTACCCTAATGTCAATTTAGATTTGGAGAAAAGTTTTGTGGCCAATATGTATGCTAATGAAATGAATCCTGGGAAAACACTGCAATATATCAACTCAATTGATGATCCTGGATTTCGATTACAGGCCTTAGTGATGGCCACTGAGGAAATGGCTGCAATAAATGATACAAAGGCCATGGAGTTTGCTTCCGGCGAATTGGAAAACGTCAAAAAAATGAAAGATATGGCAGCCTTAAATGGGCCGGGGAAAATAGATCCCCAATCTGCTTATGATAATTTTATTAACCTCTATGGTAAGCTACTCTTCAAAGCCGGAAAAAATGAAGAAGCCTTCCGTTATACTGCTGAAGCTTATCATAACATTAAAAAAAAGGACGAGGAGCTAATTGAAAATTATGCTTTCCTGTCCAGTCTGAACGGCGACTATGTGCAAACTTTACCGATATTGGCAAAAGCAGTAGAGGAAGGGAAGTTCGAGCAGAGGTACATCGACCAGGTAAAAAAAGGTTATACAAAGTTGAACCCCGGTAAGGATGCGGATGCATACGTCCATGGGTTGAAAAATACATTTATAAAAAAAATCAGGGCAAATATTTCTTCCATGATGGTTCATGAAGCAGCCCCTAATTTTACGGTAACAGATGTGAACGGGAAAAAAGTTTCGCTGGCGGATTTTAAAGGCAAAACCATTGTGTTGGATTTTTGGGCAACCTGGTGCGGTCCATGTGTAGAGTCATTCCCCGCTATGCAGATGGCTGCAAACCGCTATATTAATGACCCGGATGTAAAATTCCTCTTTATTTATACCTGGAATAATATACCGGATTTGTTAAATGATGGCAAAAGTTTTCTGGCCAAACGCAACTATACATTCGATCTGTATTTGGATCCGAGAAACCCAGACACTAAGCATAGTGCTGCTGCGGAAGCTTTCAAAATTGATGGGATCCCTGCCAAATTTATCATTGATGGTAAGGGAAAGATCAGGTTTAAAGTATCAGGATTTGAGGGGAAAGCTGAGACCGCGGCAGAAGAGGTTGTACAGATGGTTGAAATGGCCCGCAAATAG
- a CDS encoding DUF7677 family protein — protein sequence MKLSNSFSGALRTFAYFMASGTQSTLQGVDYLWLYGEEPSAIEQVFAIYANVMELDEQGNVVNAKYAEKRATDYLRSYCDSSFKVEPEYEDWEVALHAPPPLKDRNVG from the coding sequence ATGAAATTGAGTAATTCATTTAGTGGTGCTTTAAGAACATTTGCTTATTTCATGGCAAGTGGAACACAAAGCACACTTCAAGGAGTTGATTATCTGTGGTTATATGGGGAGGAACCCAGTGCGATTGAACAAGTGTTTGCAATATATGCAAATGTGATGGAGCTTGATGAACAGGGGAATGTTGTCAATGCAAAATATGCGGAGAAGAGGGCTACCGATTATCTGCGTTCGTATTGTGACTCATCGTTTAAAGTTGAACCTGAGTATGAGGATTGGGAGGTTGCATTGCATGCACCACCGCCTCTGAAAGATAGGAATGTGGGGTGA
- a CDS encoding DUF4279 domain-containing protein, which translates to MTDEQVMAIIENEFKEKTLGVTKQYLEIHSPIYADNKIKIDRIDRESKDEIIAYLPVLKESFYFSVYIDAKTNKVIGVDTEAYHRIYFRATSKSLTADELKGMIILPPTEIWNKGDFRKSGKSNYTFSNFTILPNPEPDQFKDKLRKLLDHLEEDKDGIKQLVNNANGHIQVAMDIHNGNGMIGGPSIDSIDIKRMNELGLSIDFDLYVSGNKFKE; encoded by the coding sequence ATGACAGACGAACAAGTCATGGCAATCATCGAAAATGAATTCAAAGAAAAGACACTTGGAGTAACTAAGCAGTACCTTGAAATTCATAGTCCAATTTATGCCGACAATAAGATAAAAATTGACCGTATTGATAGAGAAAGTAAGGACGAAATCATCGCATACTTACCGGTTCTAAAGGAAAGCTTTTATTTTTCCGTGTATATTGACGCGAAGACAAATAAAGTCATAGGCGTTGATACAGAGGCATATCATCGGATCTATTTCAGGGCTACTTCAAAATCACTAACTGCTGACGAGCTAAAAGGAATGATCATTCTGCCACCTACCGAAATTTGGAATAAAGGAGATTTTAGAAAAAGTGGAAAATCAAATTACACTTTCAGCAACTTCACAATACTGCCAAATCCTGAACCAGACCAGTTTAAAGATAAATTACGGAAGCTACTTGACCATTTGGAGGAGGATAAAGATGGCATAAAACAACTTGTTAACAACGCAAACGGTCATATACAGGTTGCGATGGACATTCATAACGGAAATGGAATGATTGGCGGACCTAGTATTGATTCAATCGATATAAAAAGAATGAACGAACTTGGCCTATCAATAGACTTTGACCTTTATGTTAGCGGTAATAAATTTAAGGAGTAA
- a CDS encoding TlpA family protein disulfide reductase produces the protein MRRLVVMMILMSSYVYGQQSQKEVAKKFNALVNVEDEERFYDKLRSKYPADPAKPAPYGEYRAQLAIDWLRTGNIDKYHFYKNTNLRFTAIQLFELSNLLESWVDDDQHIEWVQQISKQVLDEIARKGHDDSFDRNGTLLEVNAVANAKLGNLAIAMENIKKSDKNAMYRKIPYFRNSNANYLNRLGIILLAAGQPQRAFDTLSNAVRTAISTPKTVASLKLAYQQVKGSTAGMDNYISSLQEEAYQKIAKEVAEAWIADTKPLPDVSLTDMDGKAIKLADYKGKIVVIDFWSTVCKPCVAAFPAFKRVIELYGKEPFQLFVINEGESPEIVRPFMEKKGYKLDVLFDQDETIFKVLGALGTPQKFIIDAKGNINQTSIGYAGSDDKEFYKLKAMVELAKAKY, from the coding sequence ATGAGAAGATTAGTTGTAATGATGATACTGATGTCCTCGTACGTATACGGGCAGCAGTCGCAAAAGGAAGTCGCTAAAAAATTTAATGCTCTTGTAAACGTTGAGGACGAAGAGCGTTTCTATGATAAACTCCGCTCAAAATATCCCGCTGACCCGGCAAAGCCAGCGCCATATGGTGAATACCGTGCGCAGTTGGCGATCGACTGGCTGAGGACAGGGAATATTGATAAATATCATTTCTACAAGAACACCAATCTCAGATTTACAGCAATTCAATTGTTTGAACTTTCCAACCTGCTTGAATCCTGGGTAGACGATGACCAGCATATTGAATGGGTACAACAAATTTCAAAACAGGTATTAGACGAAATCGCACGCAAAGGACACGATGATTCCTTTGACCGGAACGGAACTTTGCTCGAAGTGAATGCCGTGGCTAATGCAAAGCTTGGCAACCTGGCTATCGCGATGGAAAATATCAAAAAATCGGATAAAAATGCCATGTACAGGAAAATCCCATACTTCAGAAATTCCAATGCCAATTACCTGAACCGTCTTGGTATCATCTTGTTAGCGGCTGGCCAGCCTCAACGCGCGTTCGATACGTTGTCTAATGCGGTGCGTACGGCCATCTCCACGCCAAAAACAGTTGCCAGCTTAAAACTGGCCTACCAGCAGGTAAAAGGTAGTACAGCCGGGATGGACAACTATATCAGTTCACTACAGGAAGAAGCCTATCAAAAAATTGCAAAGGAAGTCGCCGAAGCCTGGATTGCTGATACTAAACCTCTACCGGATGTCTCTCTAACAGATATGGATGGAAAAGCTATTAAGTTAGCTGATTACAAAGGTAAAATTGTGGTGATTGATTTTTGGAGTACAGTTTGCAAACCATGCGTTGCGGCATTTCCAGCATTCAAGCGTGTAATCGAATTGTATGGTAAGGAACCCTTCCAGTTGTTTGTGATCAATGAGGGGGAAAGCCCGGAGATTGTGAGACCCTTTATGGAAAAGAAAGGCTACAAACTGGACGTATTATTTGATCAGGATGAAACAATTTTCAAAGTGCTAGGCGCATTGGGTACTCCTCAGAAATTTATCATCGATGCAAAAGGAAACATCAATCAAACAAGCATTGGCTATGCCGGTTCAGATGACAAGGAATTTTATAAGTTGAAAGCTATGGTGGAACTCGCCAAAGCAAAATATTGA
- a CDS encoding TlpA disulfide reductase family protein, with the protein MKKIIFLLLMISSTCWAQQLAKKNKYGIDEFMLIEKVEDQEKKYNEVLKEPAGSLEPTTLNDLRAELAYRWLANGNVERYKFYKATKPKFSYRQALYLSYAVEKLFDEKQQYEDAAQISGELLNDAGTERTCVLLEVNAAANARMGRVDVAKKQMARSDADKGSADRLIKYFKDSQSNYLNRLAIVKLAAGEHQQAYDILVKAFREAESNPYMVATFKEAFKKVKGTESGFDDELQSLKMEAYQKYYKEVEKSYLASAQQTLDGFIPDPNDARKKLTTFRATKPVHGLTMNNLEGKTVNLGDQKGKILALDFWTTLCTPCVAAFTGFEKVVADHRKDEFQLFVVNLFEEDQAVKAFASQKPVRLEILRDEENKMYDVRATPTKIVFDPMGNIRFFATGYAGSTDREYYKLKAMVEIIKAHS; encoded by the coding sequence ATGAAAAAAATCATCTTTTTACTGTTAATGATTTCCAGCACATGCTGGGCACAGCAGCTTGCAAAAAAAAATAAATACGGGATCGATGAGTTCATGCTGATAGAGAAAGTTGAAGACCAGGAAAAGAAATACAATGAGGTTCTCAAAGAGCCCGCTGGAAGCCTGGAGCCTACTACCTTAAATGATCTGCGGGCAGAACTGGCTTATAGGTGGTTAGCGAATGGTAACGTAGAACGTTATAAATTTTATAAGGCGACTAAGCCGAAATTTTCTTACCGCCAGGCGCTTTATCTATCTTATGCTGTAGAAAAACTGTTTGATGAAAAACAGCAATATGAAGACGCCGCGCAAATTTCCGGGGAACTATTAAACGATGCGGGAACAGAAAGGACTTGCGTATTGTTAGAGGTGAATGCAGCCGCCAATGCCAGGATGGGGCGTGTAGATGTGGCCAAAAAACAGATGGCCAGGTCAGATGCTGATAAAGGAAGTGCGGACCGCTTAATCAAGTATTTTAAGGATTCACAATCGAATTATCTGAACCGCCTGGCCATCGTAAAGTTGGCTGCGGGAGAGCATCAACAGGCATACGATATCCTGGTCAAAGCTTTTAGAGAGGCCGAAAGCAACCCGTATATGGTAGCTACATTTAAAGAAGCATTTAAAAAAGTAAAAGGCACTGAAAGTGGATTCGATGATGAGCTTCAATCATTGAAAATGGAAGCTTACCAAAAATACTATAAAGAAGTCGAGAAGTCCTATTTAGCGTCTGCACAACAAACACTGGATGGATTCATTCCTGATCCAAACGATGCCCGGAAAAAATTGACCACCTTCCGTGCTACAAAACCCGTCCACGGGCTTACTATGAATAACCTCGAGGGAAAAACGGTTAATCTCGGCGATCAAAAGGGGAAGATCCTTGCGCTGGATTTTTGGACTACGCTGTGTACGCCCTGCGTTGCGGCTTTCACCGGATTTGAGAAAGTGGTTGCCGATCACAGGAAAGATGAATTCCAGCTGTTCGTCGTGAACTTGTTTGAGGAAGATCAGGCCGTTAAGGCTTTTGCTTCACAGAAACCTGTCAGACTTGAAATCTTGAGGGACGAAGAAAATAAGATGTACGACGTTCGCGCCACGCCAACTAAAATCGTATTCGATCCGATGGGGAATATCAGGTTCTTCGCAACTGGTTATGCTGGTTCTACCGACCGGGAATACTATAAGCTGAAAGCCATGGTCGAAATCATAAAAGCACATAGTTAA